In a single window of the Gossypium hirsutum isolate 1008001.06 chromosome A13, Gossypium_hirsutum_v2.1, whole genome shotgun sequence genome:
- the LOC107894856 gene encoding transcription factor MYB106, with amino-acid sequence MGRSPCCDKVGLKKGPWTPEEDQKLLAYIEQHGHGSWRALPAKAGLQRCGKSCRLRWINYLRPDIKRGKFSLQEEQTIIQLHALLGNRWSGIAAHLPKRTDNEIKNYWNTHLKKRLNKMGIDPVTQKPKTNALGSATGNPKDAATLSHMAQWESARLEAEARLVRESKFVGSSSSSSSSSSSSAPQHTSNTVMTPPATRPQCLDVLKAWQGLVTGLFTFNNTTDNLQSPTSTLNFVENTNTLANGLINENSMELHEMGAWFRQDSSYRAVENMNMEDYSDMMVWESGDHQQWSSMAAPAENLNETSYGNSSSSSSSLEENRNYWNNILNLVS; translated from the exons ATGGGACGGTCTCCATGCTGTGATAAGGTGGGGTTGAAGAAAGGGCCATGGACTCCCGAAGAAGATCAAAAGCTCTTGGCTTACATTGAGCAACATGGCCATGGAAGCTGGCGTGCTTTGCCTGCCAAAGCTG gGCTTCAAAGATGTGGCAAGAGTTGCAGACTTAGGTGGATTAACTACTTAAGACCTGATATCAAAAGAGGAAAATTCAGTTTACAAGAAGAACAGACCATCATTCAACTCCATGCCCTTCTCGGAAACAG GTGGTCGGGTATTGCAGCTCATTTACCAAAAAGAACAGACAATGAGATTAAGAACTACTGGAATACACATCTAAAGAAAAGATTGAACAAGATGGGGATCGATCCCGTGACGCAGAAGCCTAAAACTAATGCCCTCGGGTCCGCAACCGGTAACCCCAAGGATGCAGCTACCCTCAGCCATATGGCTCAATGGGAGAGTGCTCGGTTAGAAGCCGAAGCCAGGCTGGTAAGAGAGTCGAAATTCGTTGGCTcctcctcttcctcttcttcttcttcttcttcctcggCTCCACAGCACACTAGCAACACTGTCATGACTCCGCCGGCGACTAGGCCACAATGCCTCGATGTGCTCAAAGCTTGGCAAGGTTTAGTCACCGGATTGTTCACTTTCAATAACACAACTGACAACCTCCAGTCTCCGACGTCAACGTTGAACTTCGTGGAGAACACCAACACGTTGGCTAATGGATTAATCAATGAAAACTCCATGGAGTTGCATGAAATGGGTGCATGGTTTCGTCAAGATTCTTCATACAGGGCAGTAGAGAACATGAACATGGAAGATTATTCGGATATGATGGTCTGGGAATCTGGGGATCATCAGCAGTGGTCATCAATGGCGGCGCCAGCTGAAAACTTGAACGAAACAAGCTATGGtaatagtagtagtagtagtagtagtttAGAGGAGAATAGGAATTACTGGAATAACATCCTTAATTTGGTAAGTTAA